CGTCCGTCAGAGAAGGCGGTACGTCGGTCCCCGCGTTCTCGGTGTTCGCCGACGGGTCCCATATGGCGGGAGAGGAGAGGTTCGGCGGATCTGTTGGAAAGATGAAGGAAGAAGACATCCCGCTGTTCCTGGAGGATGTGGGCAAGGCTGTATGTGCAGCAGGGACGGACTACAGGTCGTGGTTCGATTCCGATAGGGGGGCGTTCATGGAGATCGCCGGAAAGTATGTTGTGGAGAACTGAAAAGTTCGATCGATCTTGAACTTAATGATTTTTACGGGGGTTCGGAAGCCCCCGGCTTCCTGCCCCCGGATTACATGAGCTATGCCGATAGAATGTACGGTCAGCTCAGCACGTCCGACATTTCGTACACGACGCCCTTCTTCTGCGAGACGACCCACATCGCGGCCATGACCGCCCCGCCCACGAAGATCTCCCTCGAATGGGCCTGGTGCCGTACTTCGATGCGTTCGGAGTTGCCTATGAACATCACGGTGTGGTCGCCGACGATGTCTCCGCCTCTGATCGCATGTATGCCGATCTCCTTGCCGCGGGGGCAGACGCCCTCGCGTCCGAAGACGAATTCTTTTCCGCCCATCTCCTTGCTGATGATCTCGGCCGCGGTCATCGCGGTGCCGCTGGGAGCGTCCTTCTTCTGGTTGTGGTGGGCCTCGACGATCTCCACGTCGTATCCGTCTCCCAGGTACCTTGCGGCCTCCCTGATGAGTTTGAAGAAGACTCCGACCCCGATCGAGTAGTTCGATGATATCACGGCTGCGACGTTGTTCTTAACGACGGCCTGGGTGATGTTCGTCTTCTGCTCGGCCGTAAGTCCGGTGGTCCCGATGATGAGGTTCACTCCGGCCGCGGCGGCGACCGGTGCGTTGGCCGCGGTCGCAGGCGCGATGGTGAAATCGATGAGCACGTCCGTCCTGCTCTCCTTGAGGACGGACGCCAGGTCCTTGGAGTCCGATACGGGGACGTCCAGCTTTCCCACTCCGACGACCTCCCCTATGTCCTTGCCTATGTTGACCAGGTCAAAGGCCGCCGATATCTTTACGCCGTCGGTCGCCAGGAGGCGGTGGATGATCAGGCTGCCCATCCTGCCGCAGGCGCCTACCAGCGCGACCCTCGTGTCGCTCATTGGAGCACCCCTTTTCCGGACACTTCGTCCGAGCGGTTCCCGAAGAGAATTGAAGAAGCGATGATGATGGGTCCGGTGATGTGCTCTATATACATGATATATCACAACGCAATCTGAACAGGGATATTTAAGAATGCGTGGAATATGTGAAAATCTCGCCCCCGTGCTGTCCGAAGAGGGGCGCTGAAGCATAACCGCATACCCGGCAATTCGTCGACCGTTAAGTGCATAAAAATTTAGCGATGTATGTCGGGCAAGGCCCGACCATAACCGCTAAAATCAATGACAAGCGGAGAGCGTACCTTGTAGAGATTTTGGGGTCGTCCATAGGATGATAGGATGACGCTCGACACAGGCTGCAACAGAGGGTAAGAAGGCTATCAATGCAGACGATGAAGGTGGCGATGTTCGAGCAGTGCGGTCTGACAGAGACGATCGATTCGCGTTTCGCTATCGATTCCCCCAAGAAGACGACTCCCGGGGCGCGGCGAGGGTCCGCATACTGGTTGTGAGAAGATTACTGAATACGCGGTCCGCTAGGACATGTTCGAAGCGGATGAACTGATGAGGATCATAGAATCCACGGAGAAGCGCGTTCCGGAGAACAACATCGCATACTGCGCAACGAGAACGGCCAGCACGGGGCTGATGAACTGCCAGATGAATTTTGCCGACGATTCGAAGAGACTGCAGCGGATAGCTAACGGCCACGGCGAGAACGAGGATGTCGATCTTATCGTGGAAAGGATGCATCGGACGATGCACGCGCTGATCGTATGCGCCGTCGAGGGCGTGGCGTACGCGGAGAAGTTCCGGGAGGAGTACCATGACCGAACGCTCTGAGAAGTACATGGAGAAGGAGTTCATCCGCTTCGACGACGAGACGTTCACGCTGAAGCAGCTCAGAGAGGAGCTGGAGGAGTTCACGGTAAGTATCCCGATGCCGACATCTACGTGGACGGGGACGAGAAGGCCATCGTCGTCAGGAGGAGGATATGGTGACGTCACCGTACGAAGGCTGACCGCAGTCCTTTACGCGAGAGTCTCCACCGATGACAAGGGACGGACCAACGAGACGCAGATTTGCGAGATGAGGAAGTGGTGCGAACGCGAAGGCGTGAAGGTGTTGGAGATATTCCAGGACAAGCAGTCCGGCAAGGACCTCGACTGTCCGCAGTTCCTGCAGGCCGTCGGACGCATCGCGACAGGAGATGTCAACATACTCCTCGCATTGGATGTCACCCGTCTCACGAGGAACAACCAGCTCGGCGAGGTAAGGAAGATGATCGAGCCGTTCCGTACGCAGATCCGTTTCGTCATGGATCCGTTGGATCCCGACAGCGTCGGCGGACGTATCACCACTGCTGTCGAGGAAGCGTTCGGTGCGGAGGAGCGCAGGGTGCTGGGCATCAAGACCTCCCAGGGGATGAGGACGCGTCAGCTGCAGGGCATTCATATCGGACGTCCGTTGGCGATGGTGTTCACCCATCGCGTAGAGGAGAACAGAGCATGTATCAAGACGGACGGGAAGCAGCAGACGAAGATCGTCTCCCTGAAAGCGGTGATGGAGCTCGCGTCTGAAGGCTACTCCCTGGCGAAGGCGGCCAAGGTGCTCGGCGTGTCTAAGATCGCGCTCGCGGCGAACCTCGTGTCCGAAGGGGAGAAGGAGGAGTTCCTTGAAATCTGCGGCAAAGCGAAGAACAGCGGTACAAAAGGTGGTACGACCGAAAGGGTCGGGAATACCGAGGAAAACCGTACGGAAAGGGGGTCGGATTGAGCATGTACAGAAAGGAACCCTTTGCGACGGGGAAGAGACCCTTTGCGACCGAAACACGGGAAAGGAGCGATAAGGACAGGCCCGGACTATTCCCGATGCCACCGTGCCCCGTCTGCGGATCCCGCGGTGTCATCGAGGGCGTGAGTCCCCGGTTGAGCATCACATTCTATTCCGCAAGATGCACAGAGTGCTCGTACCGTTACAAGTTCTTCCGGAAGAAGAGGTCGCTCACGCTCGCGAGGAAGATAGGATGGGATGATAGAGAATGACCGCCCCGGACAAGATGGAACGCAATTGGATCCTCGACGCGGGGACTGTTCAGGCGCTGTCGATCACCAGACTGTGGCTGCCGCCCGATCTGACGTATGCGGATATCCTGCGCATGTCGACCACGATGCTGTTCGAGGAAATCGACAGGGTCTGCATGAAGGAAGGCGTTGGAGTCAACGAGGCGATCCATCTGATGTTCGAGAGGTATTCGAAGACATCCGTGCCTATCGAGATCAAGGTCAATTTCACACCCGGTCCGGGAAGGAACGGGAAACAAACCGATTCAGAAAAAAACAAAGGAGACAAGTCACAATGATAACGAAATGCACTGAGAACAAGAAGACAAGTTACAAGGAGGGATCCGCGTGAGTCCGGAATTCGATTTCTGGGAAAGATCCGAAGTGATTCCGACGAAGAATGAGATCGAAGTGGTATCGCGCTGCATCTTCCTGGGCGAGCACGGGATATACACCCATCCGAGTTCGGAGTTCACAATTTGTCCAGGAGAAAAGGAGAGTTGCAATCGCAGATATTCGAAGAGTTGAACGTCCAACTATCCCCACGCTTTTTCTATCCAGCGTGGGGGAAACAACTTACTTCTTATCATCACGACGGACGTCCAATCTCTTCAATCCTGATTCGGTTCTGATTGTGCATGACAGATGTTTCTTCATGCGCATGTGTTCGCACCCATTGTTATAATTGTCAATGATCCAAGACAGTTTCATCCTGTTACGTTCTTCTCTGATGAAATCTGTATTGGAATTTGCATTCTCAACCACTTTCAAGATCGAATCGTCTATTTTACTCAGGCAATCCATCAATTCACATTCTTCCGATGACGGCTCATCTTGGAAATTCGGTTCAAACCATAACATCGGACGATAATAGTCGAGGTATCTCCAACCATCCGCATCTTTGAGGAAGAAGTATTCTACCCTCATATGATCCGTGTGATCTTCGTCTATCGATGCGAGTATCTCATCGAATGTGTCATCACCGATGATCATACGTGGATTTTTTGCCTCTTTGTTTTCCATCTCATAGGCATCGATGAGAGCAGGACCATAAACACAATCATCATCGATATACAGGTCTCCGATCGTGAATGAACCGCGCGTCAGGACGTTGAATTCCCATAGAAGCACGCGTTGAAGTTCCGCTATCTCTCTGAAGAAGCTGACATGAAACATATGGTGTGGGATGATCTTTTTTTCTGGATCCCATTTCATGCAGATGATGAAGTTGTCCGAGAAGATCTTCGTCCTGATGCGCGGTATCATCGAGGGATCGTAATCCTTGCTCTCTCTTTCGATTTTCTTTATCCTTTCCACCGTGGCCAAGGTCGTTTTCAGGAATTCATCGACGAGTTCCGGATGGAGTCTTATCTTGTCGCGATAACCTAGGATATCCATATATGCGACCAGGTATTTTTCGACAGAGGGTTCATTTTCAGACATAATGGCGTTAGGATATCACTATTCAAATCTTTACAGATTGTCGTTCCTTTGCTGTTCCAGATTTATTTATCAGATGCCGAAGTTTGCATTAAATCGTTGTGAATCGTGTTGTTTATTAGACAGATTGTACGTTGAATTTGTTCAAAATGTGTCGTGTTGTTCTCGAATCAGCATTATTATTAAATTGAGGCAACAACATTCAACAAAAGATGGGTTCTGTTCTTCATTATTCAGCGGCAATGCCTGCAACTCCATTTGCTTTCCCTGAGACCAAATTGGTAGCACGGCTGATGCTGGATTCCGATGATAGATCAGTCGTGAAACAAGTGGTCCATGATAACAATCTTCTGCAGGTGAAGACCGACAGCAATGAGGAGAAGATCTTCAACTATGCATATGGCCGGATGAGTCAATTATCTGATGAACTGAAACGTATAATCGTTTCCGGCGATGAATCCGATGGAAGATTCGTGAATCTTGTTTCGATCATGAAGTGGGATGCATTGTTCATGGATTTCGTGGTCGAAGTCTACAATGACAGATTGATCAACAAGAATCCGATAACCGACTATGATATCATGTCCTATTTCGAGAGGAAGGGGCGTGAGGACCCAAACGTTGCTTCCTGGAAATATGTGACCGTGTACAAATTAAGAAGACTCTATGCACGTGTCCTTTTCGAAGCTGGATTGCTGAAGTCGTCGACAGGGAGCAGGGAGATATGCACACCGTATATCGGACGTTCAACTATAGATGCGCTGTGCGACGAAGGATACGGAACTTACATTAGCGTTACACTGGGAAGAAGATGAAGATACTTGGAATAGACGAGAGGCTGAACAGGATCAAGGATGTCATCATCAACGATCCGTTCTTCGGGGGCAAATCATTGAGCAGCGGCACCGGAGGGTATATCTTCGATTATGATCCGGAAGATGAACTCGTCGTCAGGGAATTCGTCAAGAATTTCAAGGACAGGAAGGACCTCGGTTTCGATGTCCAGGAATTCGATCTCTTCGAGATCATGATTGGGTATCTCCAGGAACAGGGCTATTTGGAGACTGCGTTCGAATTGGAAGAGGAATGCCGCAACGAGAAGGAAGGCATAGGGTACATGATACGCGCTATGGCCGATCTGTTCCAGGCTGACAGTCAGAACGACATCTTCATTGATTATATTCAGAAACATGCTGTCAAAGGCAATGTGCTATTCATCACGGGTGTCGGAAAATGCCATCCGTTCATACGTTCGCATAAGATACTGAATAACTTCGACAGCAAATTGAACGGCGTCAAGACCGTCCTGTTCTACCCGGGGGACTACAACTCGGATGAACTGAAACTTTTCGGAACGATTCCCAGTGAGAACTATTACCGTTCCATGAAACTTGTAGAAAGGAGTGAATGATCATGTCAAAAATAGGGGAGATGTTCGAGAAAGATATCAGCAGGCCGATGAACCCGGTCATCAAGGTTAGCGATCAGAATGATGAGAATGTGATATTCCAGGAGCTTGACGAGTACGTGGTCACACAGGAGATCGATGAGAATCTGGAGAAGTTCTACAAAGGTATCGCCGATGGCATGAAGACCAACACCGATGCTGTTGGCGTCTGGATCTCTGGTGATTTCGGAAGCGGTAAATCCCATTTCCTGAAGATACTCTCATTCCTTCTCAAGAACAGTAAGATCCGCGACAAGGAGGCCATAACGTATCTTCAGAACAAGGTGTCCGAGGCAGTATATTCGTATATGCAGACTATCGGAAGGAAGAATGTCGAGACGGTCCTTTTCGATATCGATGCCGAGAGCAAGGAAGGCCAGAATGCGGACAATCTCGTCCAGATCTATTTGATGGTCTTCAACAGGATGCTCGGTCTGAGTACCGTCGCATCCGTCGCGGAGATGGAACGTCATATCATCCGGGAAGGGAAGTACGATCTCTTCAAATCCAAATATCAGGAGATCTCCGGAAAGACATGGGAATTTGACAGGACCAAGCCTGCATTTGTCAAGCCCAAGATCAAGGCCGCATTGGTGGCCGCGGGTCTTTACAATGAATCAGATGCCACCGACGTCGCGGATACCGCTACGAAAAAGCTCGAGGTCAGTGTTAGGGACTTCGCAAAACTGGTGAAGGAACATTGCGCGGAGCAGGGGAAGGATTACACATTGTTCTTCCTGGTCGATGAGGTCGGACAGTTCATCTCGGGCAACACACAGCTGATGTTGAAGCTTCAGACAATCACCGAGGAACTCGGTGTTGCCTGCCATAGACAGGCTTGGAATATCGTCACCAGTCAGGAGGATATCGATCAGGTCGTTGCCGGAGTCAATAACAAGGATTTCTCCAAGATCCAAGGACGTTTCGGTGTTCGTGTGAAGATGTCCTCGTCGGATGTGAAGGAGGTCATCGAGAAGAGGATACTTCTGAAGAAGAGCAATTATGTCGATGAGTTGAAAGCATACTATGATGTGAATCGCGATGCCATTCACAACAAGCTCAACTTCGACAACGGTGTGAACATCAGGCTGTACAAGAACAAGGAGGAGTATTCCAACACATATCCGTTCGTCCCGTATCAGTATCAGATGCTACAGACCATGCTCACCCAGCTGAGGAACAAGAGCAGAGCAGGAAAGAACATCAGTAACGCAGCACGTTCGATGCTGAAGACCTTTAGGGATACGGTCGTCGAGTACAAGGATAACGATTCTTTGTCGGTGATCCCGATGTACGCGTTCTACGATTCGCTCACACCGGAGTTGGACAGTCCGACACTGCAGGCGTTCTACGATGCGAGCAAGAACGATATGCTCGATGTCGATTTCGACCTCAATGTTCTGAAGACACTGTTCCTTGTGAAATATTACGACGGATTGACAATATCTGTCACTAACATCACATCGATGATGGTATCTTCGTTCGACGAGAACAGGATCACCCTGAAGAAGAAGGTCGAGGAAGCGTTGGATCGCCTCGTTACTCAGAATCTTGTGCAGAGGAATGGGGACACATACGTTTTCCTTACGAACGTGGAGCAGGAGATAAATCTTGAGATCAAGAGGGAATCCGTAGATGTAGGCAAACGTATCCAGGAGATATCCCGTATCGCATTCGGAGAGATCCTTGGACTTAGCGGTAAATACAAGTATGACAGCGATCACCCGTATCCGTTCAACAGAATTGTCGACGGGGAGAACGTCGATGGTACGAGTTACGAATTGGGTCTTGCCATATCCACACCGGCAAGTAGAGTGGATCCTGCCACGTTGACCATGGAATCCATCAATTCTGTCGTTCTCGAATTGCCGGGCGACGATCGTGTGATCATTCAATGCAATGAATACATCTCGACCGAGAGTTATCTTTGCAAGAATATGAGCTCCGACCTCCCCAAAGGGAAGAGGGCGATACTGGAAGCCAAGGAATCCGAGCTTAAGGACATGAAGGACAGATTCAGAGAACTGCTTTCCGATGCACTTCAGTCTGCCAAGATATACATCAACGGTTCACCGGTGCAGATCAACGAATCCAAGCCGGGAGCTCGTGTCGAAAAGGCCATGAGTCAGCTGATCGAGGCCACATACAGCAAAATGGATTACATGAGGAATCCGAAGAGCAAAACTATCGTGGAACAGATCTTCAGGAACAGATCGATAATCCCATTCGATAAGGCCTGCGGAAGCGAAAGGAACGCCATTGATTCTGTTGTTGATTATATTTCTGAACAGGCGAAGATCAACGCTACCGTCAGGATATCGAATGTGATGGAGAAGTTCAGGAAGAGACCGTACGGGTTCAATGACGTGGATATTCAATGGATATTGGCGATCCTGTTCCGTCACAATAAGATCGGGCTTGTGTTCGAAGGAGTATCATATGATGGTAAGAAGGTGGATGCAGACAAAGGTATCGATCTGATAACCAGGGCCAAGAACTACGATCGCGTGGAGATCAAATTGCGTGAAAGCGTCTCGTCGGCATCGATCAACAAGGCCGCCGATATCTTCAAGGAGATACTGGCGAAATCACTGCAGCTTGATGAGAGTGCATTGGTCGGTGCGATCAACAGCGGTTCGAAAGAGCTGATGCACGAGATCGATGGATATCTTGATAAGATAAGGTCGAACCCCAAATACCCCGGAAAGGAACAGCTGGATGCAATGCGCTTGATGCTCAACAGCACTGCGAGCATGGGTTCTCCGGACATATTCCAATATATCGACCACAACGAGGATGCATTCAGGAATCTTCGTGACAATCTGGACAGCCTCAGAGGGTTCTTCGCAGAGGACAGCCCCAGAAGAAGGTTGTTCGACAGAGGCCTCTCATGTCTTGCCGCGTATACCAAGGATGAGAATTACGTGGTCGGCGAGATCGTTCAGACAAGATCTGATATCGAATCGGCGATGAACTCCGAAGGTCTGAAGGATCTCCATAAACTGAACGGGTTGTGCGATTCATTCGAATCTGAATTGAATGCTTTGATTGATGCTGCAAAGCATGGCGAGAAGGAAAAGATGGCAGCATTCAAAGAGATGTATTCTTCGAAATTCGCTGATCATCAGGACCTCGCAGCAGAATTGGACAATCTTTTCGAAGATTCAATGAGTAAGATGGACCCCGTGAGATCGATATCGGAGCTGTGTGAGATACCTAATGGTTTCAACATAAAGGCAAAAAACGTCGTTGCGAAGATCCCTAAAAAGCAGATTCCGCAAGATCCGAGGCAGCAACCTGACAAAGCGGTGCCAAAGAAAGGATCGGTCTATGCAAGTGTCATTTTCTCGGGAACCGAAGTGAATTCCGAAGAGGATATCGAGAAGATATTGAACTCGGCCAGAGAGAAGATGAAAGAGAAACTGAAGAACGGTCCGTTTAACATCAATTGGTGATTTGATGGATAAAGGTGCAATCGAGAAATTCGCGATCTCTTCAAGGGTCAAACTGAGACAATCCGTCGAACAGAGGATGGCAGCGTTGGGGATCACTGCCGACGGTGTCACGGCATCAGCTCAAGTTATAGGGGATGTCGTGATCCTCAACCTGTCGAACGGTATGGAGACACGTTTGACGAAAGACGAATCAGGACATCGCGACCAGCTCATCAAAGAGGTCGGCAGGGCTGGATACGACAACGTCATAGAATCGGTTGCATACACCTGGTTCAACAGACTGATCGCCATCAGATACATGGAGGTCAACGATTTTCTTCCGACACACGTTCGCGTTCTCTCTTCCACGATCCCTGGGAGGAAAGAACCCGACCTCATATCGCAATGTCTCCAGGTCGATCTTGGATACTCACCTGGTGAAAGGGATCGCATCATCAAATTGAAGGATGCCGAGGAATCAGACAGGCTGTTCGGACTATTGTTCCTTATCCAATGCAGGGAGTTGAACAAGATACTTCCCGAATTGTTCACCATCACAAAGTCCTATGAGAACCTCCTTCTGAAGATTTCTTTCACGGATCCGAACAGTGTTGTGAGAGATCTTGTGGATACGATTCCCGAGGATGATTTCAGAGATGCTGTCCAGATCATCGGGTGGATGTATCAATATTACAACTCGGAGTTAAAGGATGATACCTTTGCCAAGTTGAAGAAGAACGTCAAGATATCCAAGGAACGTATCCCTTCAGCCACGCAGCTGTTCACGCCGGATTGGATCGTCCGTTACATGGTGGAGAATTCGGTTGGGAGGATTTGGCTGGAAGGTCACAAGGACGACTCACTCAAAGCAGGGTGGAAATATTATCTGGACGAGGCTAAGCAGGAACCGGAAGTCGTCAAACAATTGGAATCATTGAGAACTGAAAGAAAGAAACTCACACCCGAAGATATCAGAGTCATTGATCCATGTATGGGCAGCGGACACATCCTCGTCTATGCATTTGATGTTCTGATCCAGATCTACGAATCGTATGGTTACAGTAGATCCGAAGCAGCGATCTCGATCGTGGAGAAGAATCTCTATGGATTGGATGTCGATGATCGTGCATATCAACTCGCATATTTTGCGGTGATGATGAAGGCACGTCAGTACAATCGCAATGTATTTGACAAGCATATATCGAACAACATCCATGCTATCGTTGAATCGGATGTCATCACAGATGATGTGTTGAAAGGATATGGCTCTAAGATGGGTTCCATGGACAGATATGTTGCATTGTCAGACATTAATTATCTGATTACTCAATTCAAGAATGGAAAGACCTATGGCTCCTTGATAACACTTAAGACCGTCAGATGGGACTTCATCGATGCTTTCCTAAAGGATCGTTCTATTTCGGTATACAATTCTCCGGAGATAAATGAGAGGCTCAACGAATTGGTTGCTATTTCGAAGGTTCTT
The DNA window shown above is from Methanomassiliicoccaceae archaeon and carries:
- the dapB gene encoding 4-hydroxy-tetrahydrodipicolinate reductase, which gives rise to MSDTRVALVGACGRMGSLIIHRLLATDGVKISAAFDLVNIGKDIGEVVGVGKLDVPVSDSKDLASVLKESRTDVLIDFTIAPATAANAPVAAAAGVNLIIGTTGLTAEQKTNITQAVVKNNVAAVISSNYSIGVGVFFKLIREAARYLGDGYDVEIVEAHHNQKKDAPSGTAMTAAEIISKEMGGKEFVFGREGVCPRGKEIGIHAIRGGDIVGDHTVMFIGNSERIEVRHQAHSREIFVGGAVMAAMWVVSQKKGVVYEMSDVLS
- a CDS encoding DUF1788 domain-containing protein, giving the protein MKILGIDERLNRIKDVIINDPFFGGKSLSSGTGGYIFDYDPEDELVVREFVKNFKDRKDLGFDVQEFDLFEIMIGYLQEQGYLETAFELEEECRNEKEGIGYMIRAMADLFQADSQNDIFIDYIQKHAVKGNVLFITGVGKCHPFIRSHKILNNFDSKLNGVKTVLFYPGDYNSDELKLFGTIPSENYYRSMKLVERSE
- a CDS encoding DUF1819 family protein — protein: MGSVLHYSAAMPATPFAFPETKLVARLMLDSDDRSVVKQVVHDNNLLQVKTDSNEEKIFNYAYGRMSQLSDELKRIIVSGDESDGRFVNLVSIMKWDALFMDFVVEVYNDRLINKNPITDYDIMSYFERKGREDPNVASWKYVTVYKLRRLYARVLFEAGLLKSSTGSREICTPYIGRSTIDALCDEGYGTYISVTLGRR
- the brxC gene encoding BREX system P-loop protein BrxC; translation: MSKIGEMFEKDISRPMNPVIKVSDQNDENVIFQELDEYVVTQEIDENLEKFYKGIADGMKTNTDAVGVWISGDFGSGKSHFLKILSFLLKNSKIRDKEAITYLQNKVSEAVYSYMQTIGRKNVETVLFDIDAESKEGQNADNLVQIYLMVFNRMLGLSTVASVAEMERHIIREGKYDLFKSKYQEISGKTWEFDRTKPAFVKPKIKAALVAAGLYNESDATDVADTATKKLEVSVRDFAKLVKEHCAEQGKDYTLFFLVDEVGQFISGNTQLMLKLQTITEELGVACHRQAWNIVTSQEDIDQVVAGVNNKDFSKIQGRFGVRVKMSSSDVKEVIEKRILLKKSNYVDELKAYYDVNRDAIHNKLNFDNGVNIRLYKNKEEYSNTYPFVPYQYQMLQTMLTQLRNKSRAGKNISNAARSMLKTFRDTVVEYKDNDSLSVIPMYAFYDSLTPELDSPTLQAFYDASKNDMLDVDFDLNVLKTLFLVKYYDGLTISVTNITSMMVSSFDENRITLKKKVEEALDRLVTQNLVQRNGDTYVFLTNVEQEINLEIKRESVDVGKRIQEISRIAFGEILGLSGKYKYDSDHPYPFNRIVDGENVDGTSYELGLAISTPASRVDPATLTMESINSVVLELPGDDRVIIQCNEYISTESYLCKNMSSDLPKGKRAILEAKESELKDMKDRFRELLSDALQSAKIYINGSPVQINESKPGARVEKAMSQLIEATYSKMDYMRNPKSKTIVEQIFRNRSIIPFDKACGSERNAIDSVVDYISEQAKINATVRISNVMEKFRKRPYGFNDVDIQWILAILFRHNKIGLVFEGVSYDGKKVDADKGIDLITRAKNYDRVEIKLRESVSSASINKAADIFKEILAKSLQLDESALVGAINSGSKELMHEIDGYLDKIRSNPKYPGKEQLDAMRLMLNSTASMGSPDIFQYIDHNEDAFRNLRDNLDSLRGFFAEDSPRRRLFDRGLSCLAAYTKDENYVVGEIVQTRSDIESAMNSEGLKDLHKLNGLCDSFESELNALIDAAKHGEKEKMAAFKEMYSSKFADHQDLAAELDNLFEDSMSKMDPVRSISELCEIPNGFNIKAKNVVAKIPKKQIPQDPRQQPDKAVPKKGSVYASVIFSGTEVNSEEDIEKILNSAREKMKEKLKNGPFNINW
- a CDS encoding recombinase family protein — its product is MTERSEKYMEKEFIRFDDETFTLKQLREELEEFTVSIPMPTSTWTGTRRPSSSGGGYGDVTVRRLTAVLYARVSTDDKGRTNETQICEMRKWCEREGVKVLEIFQDKQSGKDLDCPQFLQAVGRIATGDVNILLALDVTRLTRNNQLGEVRKMIEPFRTQIRFVMDPLDPDSVGGRITTAVEEAFGAEERRVLGIKTSQGMRTRQLQGIHIGRPLAMVFTHRVEENRACIKTDGKQQTKIVSLKAVMELASEGYSLAKAAKVLGVSKIALAANLVSEGEKEEFLEICGKAKNSGTKGGTTERVGNTEENRTERGSD